In Candidatus Latescibacter sp., the following are encoded in one genomic region:
- a CDS encoding type II toxin-antitoxin system RelE/ParE family toxin: MWELQFYKTQSCFCPVEEFLDSLPGKTAQKVVWVLKLIEEIDIVPTKYFKKIDGTDNLWEIRIQSGGKSIRLLGFFAKKNLLILNHAFIKKTRKTPMKHIKLAETRKRDHQK, from the coding sequence ATGTGGGAACTTCAATTTTATAAAACCCAGTCTTGTTTCTGTCCTGTTGAAGAATTCTTGGATTCATTGCCAGGGAAAACAGCACAGAAGGTAGTTTGGGTTTTGAAACTAATTGAAGAAATCGACATAGTTCCCACAAAATACTTCAAAAAAATTGACGGAACTGATAATTTATGGGAGATCAGAATACAGAGTGGTGGAAAGTCAATTCGATTGTTAGGCTTCTTTGCTAAAAAGAATTTACTTATCCTGAATCATGCATTTATCAAGAAAACACGTAAAACTCCGATGAAACATATCAAATTAGCTGAAACTCGAAAACGGGATCATCAAAAATAA
- a CDS encoding heparinase II/III family protein, which translates to MWLKKALFFVFFLAVSAPVLQAQITSQDIQKALNKNLQHPYLYFTGEEKPAILERIKNDPECRDIIERMLAEANRYLYTPVNPQAPMEEKNTRYYSNGEYDNYYYSNRNAAFSLAFVYQMTGDRKYAQKAFEFAEAVCDLQTWVIRAHEFPIIYSRVMPWNVPDDQVNFTFDHVTGDTARMMAAVYDWLYTGLDKPQRDRIRGALLEKAITRVRGNYEYHWWAVSYRCNWCGVCNSGLGLAALALLTEDPKLTDVVAESYNRIGNMLGQIDQDGGWQEGCGYWYYGVHTSVYFADALKRLTGGQYNLFNHPRLKTNTVNFPLYCYIPPNKTVDFEDSGGGMVGASFFYNKLAAETGSREAAWFSKNLMRSGGDVFDILWPKSSVAAELPRQTSLLFRGIDWAVMRSDFTDPGKVMVACKAGFNNDPHHGHLDCGHFILYWNGQGYVAESGHSAYDEKYFDAIRYEYPQASSIGHNVVFVNGEKQIIAKLKDQPMKEGIGGRVLQFRTSNDRDYTLMDPTHAYPNRELKGWRRHITLEKPLITVVLDEVKSAPGAEIEARFHSEVTQRAKKGYMLLEGGKGDMALIPVVEDEFSFRPGKHAILAVQKTAAFKWVPYIGTVLKATKEDTVMAAVILPVANDAEAEGIVKSVRKSFDGSGNYTLSFAKSGKTYTYKYKKGPDGLVME; encoded by the coding sequence ATGTGGTTGAAAAAAGCCCTGTTTTTTGTATTTTTCCTCGCCGTTTCAGCCCCGGTACTCCAGGCTCAAATCACTTCGCAGGACATCCAGAAAGCCCTGAACAAAAACCTGCAGCATCCCTACTTGTATTTCACCGGAGAGGAAAAGCCCGCAATCCTGGAGCGGATAAAAAACGACCCGGAGTGCCGTGACATCATCGAGCGTATGCTGGCGGAAGCCAACCGCTACCTCTACACCCCGGTCAATCCCCAGGCGCCTATGGAGGAGAAAAACACCCGGTATTACAGCAACGGCGAATACGACAACTATTACTACAGCAACCGCAATGCGGCGTTCAGCCTGGCGTTCGTCTACCAGATGACCGGCGACCGGAAATACGCCCAGAAAGCGTTCGAGTTTGCCGAGGCGGTCTGCGACCTCCAGACCTGGGTGATCCGGGCGCACGAGTTCCCCATCATCTACAGCCGGGTCATGCCCTGGAATGTTCCCGACGACCAGGTTAATTTCACCTTCGACCATGTGACCGGCGACACAGCCCGCATGATGGCTGCTGTATACGACTGGCTCTATACCGGCCTGGACAAACCTCAGCGGGACCGTATCCGCGGCGCGCTCCTGGAAAAAGCCATCACCCGTGTGCGCGGTAACTACGAATACCACTGGTGGGCGGTATCATATCGCTGCAACTGGTGCGGAGTGTGCAATTCCGGGCTGGGGCTGGCTGCACTGGCGCTTTTGACCGAGGATCCGAAGCTCACCGATGTTGTCGCGGAGTCCTATAACCGCATCGGCAACATGCTCGGCCAGATCGACCAGGACGGCGGCTGGCAGGAAGGCTGCGGGTATTGGTATTACGGCGTCCATACCTCGGTCTATTTCGCCGATGCGCTGAAACGGCTTACCGGCGGGCAGTACAACCTTTTCAATCACCCCCGGCTGAAGACCAATACGGTCAATTTCCCGCTTTACTGCTACATTCCGCCCAACAAAACAGTGGATTTTGAGGATTCCGGCGGCGGCATGGTCGGAGCGAGCTTCTTCTACAACAAGCTGGCCGCGGAAACGGGGAGCCGTGAGGCGGCCTGGTTCAGCAAGAATCTCATGAGGAGCGGCGGCGATGTTTTCGACATCCTCTGGCCGAAAAGCAGCGTTGCGGCGGAATTGCCAAGGCAGACTTCGCTCCTCTTCCGGGGGATCGACTGGGCGGTCATGCGGAGCGATTTCACCGATCCGGGGAAAGTGATGGTAGCCTGCAAGGCGGGGTTCAATAACGATCCCCATCACGGCCACCTGGACTGCGGGCATTTCATCCTCTACTGGAACGGCCAGGGATATGTGGCCGAATCGGGGCACTCCGCATACGATGAAAAATACTTCGATGCAATACGGTATGAGTATCCCCAGGCATCCAGTATCGGCCACAACGTTGTGTTCGTGAACGGCGAAAAGCAGATCATCGCCAAGCTGAAAGACCAGCCCATGAAAGAGGGTATCGGCGGCCGGGTACTCCAGTTCCGCACCTCCAACGACCGTGATTACACCCTCATGGACCCGACCCATGCCTATCCGAACAGAGAACTGAAAGGCTGGCGGCGTCATATAACTCTGGAAAAACCGCTTATCACTGTGGTGCTGGATGAAGTGAAATCCGCTCCCGGCGCGGAGATCGAGGCAAGGTTCCATTCTGAGGTGACCCAGCGGGCGAAAAAGGGCTATATGCTCCTGGAAGGCGGGAAAGGCGACATGGCGCTGATTCCGGTGGTGGAGGACGAATTTTCCTTCAGGCCCGGGAAACACGCCATCCTTGCGGTGCAAAAAACCGCTGCTTTCAAATGGGTCCCCTATATCGGCACCGTGCTGAAAGCCACGAAGGAGGACACGGTCATGGCCGCTGTCATCCTGCCGGTGGCAAACGACGCCGAGGCGGAGGGGATTGTCAAATCGGTCAGGAAATCCTTCGACGGCTCCGGGAACTACACCCTGTCCTTCGCCAAGAGCGGAAAGACCTATACCTACAAGTACAAGAAGGGTCCCGACGGCCTGGTGATGGAATAA
- a CDS encoding heparinase II/III family protein, with translation MKSCLRNIPLYTLIFILSLLILSPSIYSDVTSRDIEKGLLKDLRHPYVYFSVEERDALKERVKTDPLCSDFMQRLTAEANRLLYTPVSAAAPERSKNPRFEASYVFEQYLTDNTNLAYTLALVYQMTGEKKYAEKAFEFIDAVCDQPTWVHGAHEFPVIYDRVWPWGARDDQVVFSYAQWTDHLVFDIAAVYDWLYPALEKRQRDRIRGALLEKAILRVRGNYDYHWWAAAYRCNWCAVLNSSLGIASIALLSEDPQLTDVIAESYNRIGRVLDQVGDGGWAEGVSYMSYMLDESLRFADVLKRATGGQCNLYRHPRLNDAVKTLLYCQIPPGHSVHFGDSGGGGVGNYSLLNQLMAETGNRQAAWLMKNLGLERPASLLGCIRPKSTLEPALPPETSIRFRSVDWVIMRSDFIDPDKVVIAAKCGPNNDPHHGHLDAGHFTLSWNGQEFICDHGSAGYDKAYFDKDRWDYPLAASIGHNVVLVNGEQQFCSKLKDQPWNESIGGRIVEFRPGKNRDYALLDPTGAYPGKELKSWRRHIILEKPLITVVVDEVASAPGAEIEARFHSSAQQTVKGKYVSLKSGGSEMALIPVLEGDFTLRPGKHAIMMAQRNASFRWVPYFGTVTRAGSERTVLATIIVPVSGDGESEQVIKSTKRTFDPAGNLVLTFEKGGRKYEYRFRKGAEGLVME, from the coding sequence ATGAAATCCTGCTTAAGAAACATCCCTCTCTATACCTTAATATTTATCCTGTCCCTGCTCATTTTATCACCAAGCATTTATTCCGATGTAACATCCCGGGATATCGAGAAAGGGCTCCTTAAAGACCTTCGCCACCCTTATGTCTATTTTTCAGTCGAGGAACGTGATGCGCTCAAGGAACGGGTCAAAACCGATCCGTTGTGCAGCGATTTCATGCAGAGGCTTACCGCAGAGGCTAACCGCCTGCTCTATACCCCCGTTTCCGCTGCTGCCCCGGAAAGGTCTAAAAATCCGCGATTCGAGGCCTCCTATGTGTTTGAACAGTATCTCACCGACAACACCAATTTGGCCTATACCCTGGCGCTCGTCTACCAGATGACCGGCGAAAAAAAGTATGCGGAAAAGGCGTTCGAGTTCATCGACGCAGTTTGCGACCAGCCTACCTGGGTGCATGGCGCACATGAATTTCCGGTGATCTATGACCGGGTCTGGCCCTGGGGCGCGAGAGATGACCAGGTGGTTTTCAGCTACGCCCAGTGGACCGATCACCTGGTGTTCGATATCGCCGCGGTGTACGACTGGCTCTATCCGGCGCTGGAAAAACGCCAGCGTGACCGTATCCGGGGCGCTCTCCTGGAAAAGGCCATCCTCCGGGTGCGTGGCAACTACGATTACCACTGGTGGGCGGCGGCCTACCGCTGTAACTGGTGCGCGGTTCTGAACTCCAGCCTGGGGATCGCCTCCATAGCGCTCCTCTCCGAAGACCCCCAGCTTACCGATGTCATCGCCGAATCATACAACCGTATCGGCAGGGTTCTCGACCAGGTCGGTGACGGCGGTTGGGCGGAAGGGGTCAGCTACATGTCCTACATGCTCGATGAATCGCTAAGGTTCGCCGATGTGCTCAAGCGGGCCACCGGAGGCCAATGCAATCTGTACCGTCATCCACGGCTGAACGATGCGGTGAAAACCCTCCTCTATTGCCAGATACCGCCCGGACATTCGGTGCATTTCGGAGATTCAGGCGGAGGTGGAGTCGGTAATTATTCCCTTCTCAATCAGCTCATGGCGGAGACCGGAAACCGTCAGGCCGCCTGGCTCATGAAGAACCTGGGACTGGAGCGACCCGCCAGTCTCTTGGGCTGTATCCGACCTAAAAGCACTCTTGAGCCAGCACTTCCCCCGGAAACATCCATCCGTTTCCGCTCAGTGGACTGGGTCATCATGCGGAGCGATTTCATCGACCCGGACAAGGTAGTGATCGCCGCCAAGTGCGGGCCGAACAACGATCCGCATCACGGCCATCTGGACGCCGGGCATTTCACCCTCTCCTGGAATGGGCAGGAATTCATCTGCGACCACGGCAGCGCCGGATATGACAAGGCTTACTTCGACAAAGACCGCTGGGACTATCCCCTTGCGGCGAGCATCGGCCACAATGTGGTGCTGGTGAACGGCGAGCAGCAGTTCTGCAGCAAACTGAAAGACCAGCCCTGGAACGAGAGCATCGGCGGGCGGATAGTAGAGTTCCGGCCAGGGAAAAACCGAGACTACGCGCTCCTCGATCCGACCGGCGCTTATCCGGGGAAAGAGCTGAAAAGCTGGCGGCGGCATATCATCCTAGAAAAACCCCTTATCACCGTGGTGGTGGACGAGGTCGCTTCTGCCCCGGGTGCGGAAATCGAGGCGCGGTTCCATTCATCCGCCCAGCAGACGGTCAAGGGAAAGTACGTATCGTTGAAATCCGGCGGAAGTGAAATGGCGCTGATACCCGTTTTGGAGGGTGATTTCACACTGCGCCCAGGCAAGCATGCCATCATGATGGCGCAGAGGAACGCCAGTTTCCGCTGGGTGCCCTATTTTGGGACAGTGACCAGGGCGGGCAGTGAAAGAACCGTGCTCGCGACGATAATTGTACCGGTGAGCGGTGACGGCGAATCCGAACAGGTGATAAAGTCAACGAAGAGAACTTTTGACCCCGCCGGAAACCTTGTACTAACCTTCGAAAAGGGCGGCAGGAAGTACGAATACCGGTTCAGGAAAGGGGCGGAAGGGCTGGTGATGGAATAA
- a CDS encoding endonuclease domain-containing protein, with protein sequence MSRNTPVLKTARFLRRNMTDTEKILWRALRSRKQNNTKFRRQVPFALGEYHFVADFYCPEKKLIIEIDGSIHRENDIIEYDRFREDIFKIGQYQILRFSNEQILNSIAKVLDKIKIALTSPGLRPPSPN encoded by the coding sequence ATGTCCCGAAATACTCCCGTACTGAAAACTGCCCGATTTCTGCGGCGGAACATGACAGATACAGAAAAAATCCTGTGGCGCGCATTACGAAGCCGGAAACAGAACAATACCAAATTCCGCCGCCAGGTTCCTTTTGCTCTTGGCGAATATCATTTTGTAGCGGATTTTTATTGTCCGGAGAAGAAATTGATTATCGAAATTGATGGAAGCATTCATAGGGAAAATGATATCATTGAATACGATCGATTCCGGGAAGATATTTTTAAAATTGGACAATATCAGATTTTGAGATTCAGTAATGAGCAGATATTGAATTCGATTGCAAAAGTGCTGGATAAAATAAAAATAGCTCTAACCTCACCCGGCCTTCGGCCACCCTCTCCTAATTAG